A single region of the Raphanus sativus cultivar WK10039 chromosome 1, ASM80110v3, whole genome shotgun sequence genome encodes:
- the LOC108856837 gene encoding protein RALF-like 4: protein MGGVKLLFIFGLLILAMVAKSVKATYPLTKSCINGQGCIGDDDELESLMDSETNRRQLARGRRYIGYDALKKNNVPCNRRGRSYYDCKKRRRNNPYRRGCSAITHCYRYAK, encoded by the coding sequence ATGGGTGGTGTCAAGTTGTTATTCATCTTTGGTCTCTTGATCTTAGCTATGGTAGCTAAATCCGTCAAAGCGACCTACCCATTGACTAAATCTTGCATCAATGGACAAGGTTGCATCGGAGATGATGATGAACTTGAATCTCTAATGGATTCAGAGACAAACCGTCGTCAGCTCGCTAGAGGACGTCGTTACATTGGCTATGATGCTCTCAAAAAGAACAATGTGCCTTGCAATAGACGTGGCCGGTCTTACTACGATTGCAAGAAGAGGAGAAGGAACAATCCTTACAGACGTGGATGCAGTGCGATCACGCATTGTTATAGGTACGCTAAGTGA